From Micromonospora sp. NBC_01699, a single genomic window includes:
- a CDS encoding putative bifunctional diguanylate cyclase/phosphodiesterase, with protein MEAAALRNSVPPGRATAFYGFVWAIVGSAALLSAVPLMSLPDQIPQLPPAFWVMAALAAVSDARPFTPPGRRQSAAVFPSICFTFAILLGWGLAPAIAVQAVAVLVSGFRLRYAPWRTAFNIAQYACALAAAHAVTRLGSAAAFGTPPQPRWTDVAIVAGAAATWFAINYGVITYAVRLRFGSPWWPAFRHGLGFELLSTGSLLLLGPVVVAAGRVSPALIPLVLVPLYAVYRMARLSTEQEQLARLDPLTGLANRKALLAEVGDQLTVHAEQAAKGAAGRRLALLLLDLDRFKHVNDALGHQVGDRLLVRVGERLTATVRPADGTVRRADLVARLGGDEFAVLATGLRDVDEARGLAERVVEALVEPVALDGLPLDVSGSVGVALYPEHGEDFATLMRHAEVAMYDAKNRGDTVAVYAPESDHNSPERLNLLADLRRVLDRGGGADAGEITMYYQPQIAISTGEVVGVEALLRWRHPVRGMVDPEELIRVAEQSAVMRLLTRRVIDDVVEQLAKWSAAGLALRAAVNVSVRDLHTGEIADQLADRLTRYAVPPSWIQLEITEGALMADPHRVLATIARLDKIGVAIALDDFGTGYSSMQHLRRLPLAEVKVDRSFVLGMATDADDAAIVRSVIELAGALGLRVVAEGVEDARTWRLLHAAGCDVAQGWFYARPMPAEELVAWLARYRPLVPGPIQDSSGRHRSKPPTAVETPTAEPPPTTDTAPPTADPAVAETPVAETAVAGAPAEPVRAPGTYVLHGVGGDGASLTVQVEDDGSFLPEPPSADPAEPADAGGVGESTPPAGK; from the coding sequence ATGGAGGCCGCAGCACTGCGGAACTCCGTTCCTCCTGGGCGGGCGACCGCGTTCTACGGCTTCGTCTGGGCGATCGTCGGGTCGGCCGCCCTGCTCTCCGCCGTACCGCTGATGTCGTTGCCCGACCAGATTCCCCAACTACCGCCGGCATTCTGGGTCATGGCCGCGCTCGCCGCCGTATCCGACGCGCGACCGTTCACCCCGCCCGGCCGACGGCAGAGCGCGGCGGTGTTCCCGAGCATCTGCTTCACCTTCGCCATCCTGCTCGGCTGGGGACTCGCCCCGGCGATCGCCGTGCAGGCCGTCGCCGTACTGGTCTCCGGATTCCGGCTGCGGTACGCCCCCTGGCGCACCGCCTTCAACATCGCCCAGTACGCCTGCGCGCTGGCCGCCGCACACGCGGTCACCCGGCTCGGCTCCGCGGCTGCCTTCGGCACCCCGCCACAGCCGCGCTGGACCGACGTCGCCATCGTCGCCGGTGCCGCCGCCACCTGGTTCGCGATCAACTACGGCGTCATCACGTACGCCGTACGGCTGCGGTTCGGCAGCCCGTGGTGGCCGGCGTTCCGGCACGGACTCGGCTTCGAACTGCTCTCCACCGGCTCGTTGCTGCTGCTCGGACCGGTGGTGGTGGCCGCCGGCCGGGTCAGTCCCGCGCTGATCCCGCTGGTCCTGGTGCCGCTCTACGCGGTCTACCGGATGGCCCGGCTCTCCACCGAACAGGAACAACTGGCCCGGCTCGACCCGCTCACCGGCCTGGCCAACCGCAAGGCCCTGCTCGCCGAGGTCGGCGACCAGCTCACCGTCCACGCCGAGCAGGCCGCGAAGGGCGCCGCCGGCCGGCGCCTGGCCCTGCTCCTGCTCGACCTGGACCGGTTCAAGCACGTCAACGACGCCCTCGGCCACCAGGTCGGGGACCGGCTGCTGGTCCGGGTCGGCGAACGGCTCACCGCCACGGTCCGCCCCGCCGACGGTACGGTCCGCCGCGCCGACCTGGTCGCCCGGCTCGGCGGCGACGAGTTCGCCGTACTGGCGACCGGGCTGCGGGACGTGGACGAGGCCCGTGGCCTGGCCGAACGCGTGGTCGAGGCGCTGGTCGAGCCGGTCGCGCTCGACGGGTTGCCGCTCGACGTCAGCGGTTCGGTCGGCGTAGCGCTCTACCCCGAGCACGGCGAGGACTTCGCCACCCTGATGCGCCACGCCGAAGTCGCCATGTACGACGCCAAGAACCGGGGCGACACCGTCGCCGTGTACGCGCCCGAGTCCGACCACAACTCGCCCGAGCGGCTCAACCTCCTGGCCGACCTGCGCCGGGTCCTCGACCGGGGCGGCGGAGCCGACGCCGGTGAGATCACCATGTACTACCAGCCGCAGATAGCGATCTCCACCGGCGAGGTGGTCGGGGTCGAGGCGCTGCTGCGCTGGCGCCACCCCGTACGGGGCATGGTCGACCCGGAGGAACTGATCCGGGTCGCCGAACAGAGCGCGGTGATGCGCCTGCTCACCCGGCGGGTCATCGACGACGTGGTCGAACAGCTCGCGAAGTGGTCGGCGGCCGGCCTCGCCCTGCGGGCCGCGGTCAACGTCAGCGTCCGCGACCTGCACACCGGGGAGATCGCCGACCAGCTAGCCGACCGGCTGACCCGGTACGCCGTACCGCCGTCCTGGATCCAGCTGGAGATCACCGAGGGTGCCCTGATGGCCGACCCGCACCGGGTGCTCGCCACCATCGCCCGGCTCGACAAGATCGGCGTGGCGATCGCGCTGGACGACTTCGGCACCGGCTACTCCTCCATGCAGCACCTGCGCCGGCTGCCGCTGGCCGAGGTCAAGGTCGACCGTTCGTTCGTACTCGGAATGGCGACCGACGCCGACGACGCCGCCATCGTCCGCTCGGTGATCGAACTGGCCGGCGCGCTCGGCCTGCGGGTGGTCGCCGAGGGCGTCGAGGACGCCCGTACCTGGCGGCTGCTGCACGCCGCCGGCTGCGACGTCGCCCAGGGCTGGTTCTACGCCCGGCCGATGCCGGCCGAGGAACTGGTCGCCTGGCTGGCCCGCTACCGACCGCTGGTGCCCGGCCCGATCCAGGACAGCAGCGGCCGGCACCGGTCCAAGCCGCCGACCGCCGTCGAGACGCCCACCGCCGAACCGCCGCCGACCACCGACACCGCACCGCCCACCGCCGACCCGGCGGTCGCCGAGACGCCCGTCGCCGAGACGGCCGTCGCCGGCGCGCCGGCCGAACCGGTCCGGGCCCCCGGGACGTACGTGCTGCACGGGGTCGGCGGCGACGGGGCGTCCCTGACCGTTCAGGTCGAGGACGACGGTTCGTTCCTGCCCGAGCCGCCGAGCGCCGACCCGGCCGAGCCTGCCGACGCGGGGGGAGTCGGGGAGAGCACGCCTCCGGCCGGCAAATAG
- a CDS encoding type II toxin-antitoxin system PemK/MazF family toxin, which produces MPTWLLWLIGIGLVAGATGWSVRRFRRSPGRASGPGRAPRRPRGRPTAPPRPRSGPATKPARERVRPQPGEIWWADVPFEDGTGSKVRPCLVLRGGRRGADVLKITSQDKSERDDHVRIPTGSWDRTAGRDSWLDLSEPIRVSLDSFDNRAGSCDTDLWRRVGQLHRVRRTR; this is translated from the coding sequence ATGCCCACCTGGCTGCTCTGGCTGATCGGGATCGGGCTGGTCGCGGGCGCGACCGGCTGGTCCGTACGCCGGTTTCGTCGGAGTCCGGGCCGCGCGTCCGGTCCGGGCCGCGCCCCGCGGCGGCCCCGGGGTCGTCCCACCGCGCCGCCGCGCCCGAGGTCCGGCCCCGCGACCAAGCCGGCGCGGGAGCGGGTACGCCCTCAGCCGGGCGAGATCTGGTGGGCCGACGTGCCGTTCGAGGACGGAACCGGTTCGAAGGTACGCCCGTGCCTGGTGTTGCGCGGGGGGCGCCGCGGCGCGGACGTCCTGAAGATCACCAGTCAGGACAAGAGCGAGCGCGACGACCATGTACGGATCCCGACCGGAAGCTGGGACCGGACCGCCGGACGGGACAGTTGGCTCGACCTGTCGGAGCCGATCCGGGTGTCGCTGGACTCGTTCGACAACCGGGCCGGCAGTTGCGACACCGACCTGTGGCGCCGGGTCGGCCAACTACACCGGGTACGCCGCACCCGCTGA
- the gatC gene encoding Asp-tRNA(Asn)/Glu-tRNA(Gln) amidotransferase subunit GatC gives MAAISREEVAHLARLSRLAVTEEELQTFAGQLDVILQSVARVGEVTAADIPPTSHSVPLTNVLREDVVVPCLTPAEALSGAPDVEEQRFRVPRILDEEA, from the coding sequence ATGGCCGCCATCTCCCGCGAGGAGGTCGCGCACCTGGCGCGACTGTCGCGGCTCGCCGTCACCGAGGAGGAGTTGCAGACCTTCGCCGGCCAGCTCGACGTGATCCTCCAGTCGGTGGCCCGGGTAGGCGAGGTCACCGCGGCCGACATCCCGCCCACCTCGCACTCCGTGCCGCTGACCAACGTGCTCCGCGAGGATGTCGTGGTGCCGTGCCTGACCCCGGCCGAGGCGCTGTCCGGTGCACCGGATGTTGAGGAACAACGCTTCCGCGTACCGCGGATCCTGGACGAGGAGGCCTGA
- the ligA gene encoding NAD-dependent DNA ligase LigA — protein sequence MSEEAIPQQVTAAQEAAAGADPSAADRERHGALSTEIGEHQYRYYNLDAPTIPDADFDRLLRELAALEERFPSLRTPESPTQRVGGTFSTLFAPVSHAERMMSLDNAFDPDELAAWAERVERDAGGAVSYLCELKVDGLAINLTYENGRLVRAATRGDGRTGEDVTANVRTIRGIPERLTDGPDGVALPELLEVRGEIYFPIAAFADVNAAQVEQGKPPFANPRNAAAGSLRQKDPKITASRPLRMVVHGIGARRGFEPVAQSESYATLRAWGLPTSDRWRVVPDLAAVRDYIDHYNEHRHDVEHEIDGVVVKVDPVAIQGRLGSTSRAPRWAIAFKYPPEEVTTKLLDIEVNVGRTGRVTPFAVLEPVRVAGSTVAKATLHNAQEVVRKGVLIGDTVVIRKAGDVIPEVLGPVVDLRPPDARAFEMPTHCPACGTPLAPAKEGDIDIRCPNTRACPAQLRERVFALAGRNALDIEVLGEKAAGALLDAHAIVDEGDLFSLDAEKLMSVPLFVNKDGSLGSNAVKLLDNLVEARQRPLWRVLVALSIRHVGPTAAQALARHFGSMERIAAAGEEELSSVDGVGPTIAASLREWFAVDWHHEVVRKWTDAGVRMVEERVEQGPRPLEGITVVVTGTLASYSRDRAAEAVQSRGGKVSGSVSKKTHFVVVGDNPGSKADKATSLKVPILDEAGFEILLAEGPEAAVEAAAEAAQANEE from the coding sequence GTGTCAGAGGAAGCGATCCCGCAGCAGGTCACCGCCGCTCAGGAGGCGGCGGCCGGCGCTGATCCGAGCGCGGCCGACCGGGAGCGGCACGGCGCCCTCAGCACCGAGATCGGCGAGCACCAGTACCGCTACTACAACCTGGACGCGCCGACGATCCCGGACGCCGACTTCGACCGGCTGCTGCGGGAGCTGGCGGCGCTGGAGGAACGGTTCCCGTCCCTGCGTACCCCCGAGTCGCCCACCCAGCGGGTCGGCGGCACCTTCTCCACCCTGTTCGCGCCGGTCAGCCACGCCGAGCGGATGATGTCGCTGGACAACGCCTTCGACCCCGACGAGTTGGCCGCCTGGGCGGAGCGGGTGGAGCGGGACGCCGGTGGCGCGGTCAGCTACCTGTGCGAGCTGAAGGTCGACGGGCTGGCGATCAACCTGACCTACGAGAACGGCCGGCTGGTCCGGGCCGCGACCAGGGGCGACGGCCGCACCGGCGAGGACGTCACCGCCAACGTACGGACGATCCGGGGGATCCCGGAGCGGCTGACCGACGGCCCCGACGGGGTGGCCCTGCCGGAGTTGCTGGAGGTCCGGGGCGAGATCTACTTCCCGATCGCGGCGTTCGCCGACGTGAACGCGGCCCAGGTCGAGCAGGGCAAGCCGCCGTTCGCCAACCCACGCAACGCCGCCGCCGGCAGTCTCCGGCAGAAGGATCCGAAGATCACCGCGTCCCGTCCGCTGCGGATGGTGGTGCACGGCATCGGCGCCCGGCGCGGCTTCGAGCCGGTTGCCCAGTCCGAGTCGTACGCGACCCTGCGCGCCTGGGGGCTGCCGACCAGCGACCGCTGGCGGGTGGTGCCGGACCTGGCCGCCGTACGCGACTACATCGACCACTACAACGAGCACCGGCACGACGTCGAGCACGAGATCGACGGGGTGGTGGTGAAGGTCGACCCGGTCGCCATCCAGGGTCGGCTCGGCTCCACCAGCCGCGCCCCGCGCTGGGCGATCGCCTTCAAGTACCCGCCCGAGGAGGTGACCACCAAGCTGCTCGACATCGAGGTCAACGTCGGGCGTACCGGGAGGGTCACCCCGTTCGCGGTGCTGGAACCGGTCCGGGTCGCCGGCTCCACGGTGGCGAAGGCGACCCTGCACAACGCCCAGGAGGTGGTGCGCAAGGGGGTGTTGATCGGCGACACGGTTGTCATCCGCAAGGCCGGTGACGTCATCCCCGAGGTACTCGGCCCGGTGGTCGACCTGCGCCCGCCCGACGCCCGCGCGTTCGAGATGCCGACCCACTGTCCGGCCTGCGGCACCCCGCTGGCGCCGGCCAAGGAGGGCGACATCGACATCCGCTGCCCGAACACCCGCGCCTGCCCGGCGCAGCTTCGGGAGCGGGTCTTCGCCCTGGCCGGCCGGAACGCGCTCGACATCGAGGTGCTGGGGGAGAAGGCGGCCGGTGCCCTGCTCGACGCGCACGCGATCGTCGACGAGGGGGACCTGTTCTCGCTCGACGCGGAGAAGCTGATGTCGGTGCCGCTGTTCGTCAACAAGGACGGCAGCCTGGGCAGCAACGCGGTCAAACTGCTCGACAACCTGGTCGAGGCCCGGCAGCGCCCACTCTGGCGGGTGCTGGTGGCGCTCTCCATCCGGCACGTCGGGCCGACGGCGGCACAGGCGCTGGCCCGGCACTTCGGCTCGATGGAGCGGATCGCGGCCGCCGGTGAGGAGGAACTCTCCTCGGTGGACGGGGTCGGCCCGACGATCGCGGCCAGCCTGCGCGAGTGGTTCGCGGTCGACTGGCACCACGAGGTCGTACGCAAGTGGACCGATGCCGGGGTCCGGATGGTGGAGGAGCGGGTCGAGCAGGGGCCGCGTCCATTGGAGGGGATCACCGTGGTGGTCACCGGGACCCTGGCCTCGTACTCCCGCGATCGGGCGGCGGAGGCGGTGCAGTCACGTGGCGGAAAGGTCAGCGGTTCGGTTTCGAAGAAAACCCATTTCGTGGTGGTGGGCGACAACCCCGGCAGCAAGGCTGACAAGGCGACGTCACTCAAGGTGCCGATCCTGGACGAGGCCGGATTCGAGATTCTGCTGGCCGAGGGCCCGGAAGCGGCGGTCGAGGCGGCCGCCGAGGCAGCGCAAGCTAACGAAGAGTAA
- the gatB gene encoding Asp-tRNA(Asn)/Glu-tRNA(Gln) amidotransferase subunit GatB: MSAIVLPSYDDVVERYEPVVGLETHVELGTNTKMFCGCPTDFGGEPNTRTCPVCLGLPGSLPVANKAAIEATIRIGLALNCSIADWCRFARKNYFYPDMPKNFQISQYDEPLCVDGYLDVEVQGKTVRIGIERVHMEEDTGKSLHVGGATGRIHGATESLVDYNRAGIPLVEIVTKPIPGTGALAPETARAYVTELRDVLRSLGVSDVRMEEGSLRCDVNTSLNLPGDEWGTRTETKNVNSLRSVERAVRSEMLRQAALLDAGTKIIQETRHFQEDTGGTRPGRSKETATDYRYFPEPDLVPIAPDRAWVAELKAALPELPRVHRQRLQEQWGLSDLDMQSVLNAGAVELIEQTVAAGTTPASARKWWLGELSRRANEAGVDLAAIGATPAQVAELQRLVDEGKLNDKLARTVLEGVAAGEGSPTEIMAARGLGVVSDTGALTAAVDEAIAANPDIAAKIREGKLAAAGALVGAVMKTTRGQADAKTVRDLILTRLS; the protein is encoded by the coding sequence ATGAGCGCGATCGTCCTGCCCTCGTACGACGACGTCGTCGAGCGGTACGAGCCGGTGGTCGGCCTGGAGACCCACGTCGAGCTGGGCACGAACACCAAGATGTTCTGTGGCTGCCCGACCGACTTCGGCGGCGAGCCGAACACCCGGACCTGCCCGGTCTGCCTCGGCCTGCCCGGCTCGCTGCCGGTGGCCAACAAGGCGGCGATCGAGGCCACCATCCGGATCGGCCTCGCGCTCAATTGCAGCATCGCCGACTGGTGCCGGTTCGCCCGGAAGAACTACTTCTACCCGGACATGCCGAAGAACTTCCAGATCAGCCAGTACGACGAACCGCTCTGCGTCGACGGTTACCTCGACGTCGAGGTGCAGGGCAAGACCGTCAGGATCGGCATCGAACGGGTGCACATGGAGGAGGACACCGGTAAGTCGCTGCACGTCGGCGGCGCCACCGGACGCATCCACGGTGCCACCGAGTCCCTGGTCGACTACAACCGGGCCGGCATCCCGCTGGTCGAGATCGTCACCAAGCCGATCCCCGGCACCGGTGCGCTCGCCCCCGAGACCGCCCGCGCGTACGTCACCGAACTGCGCGACGTACTCCGCTCGCTCGGCGTCTCCGACGTACGGATGGAGGAGGGTTCACTGCGCTGCGATGTGAACACCTCCCTCAACCTGCCGGGCGACGAGTGGGGCACCCGTACCGAGACGAAGAACGTCAACTCGCTGCGTTCCGTCGAACGGGCCGTCCGCTCCGAGATGCTGCGGCAAGCCGCCCTGCTCGACGCCGGTACGAAGATCATCCAGGAGACCCGGCACTTCCAGGAGGACACCGGCGGCACCCGTCCCGGCCGGTCCAAGGAAACCGCCACCGACTACCGCTACTTCCCCGAGCCGGACCTGGTGCCGATCGCACCGGACCGGGCCTGGGTCGCCGAGCTGAAGGCCGCCCTGCCCGAGCTGCCGCGCGTACACCGCCAGCGGCTCCAGGAACAGTGGGGGCTGTCCGACCTCGACATGCAGTCCGTACTCAACGCCGGTGCGGTCGAGCTGATCGAGCAGACCGTCGCCGCCGGCACCACCCCGGCCAGCGCCCGCAAGTGGTGGCTGGGCGAGCTGTCCCGCCGGGCCAACGAGGCCGGCGTCGACCTCGCCGCGATCGGGGCCACCCCGGCCCAGGTCGCCGAACTCCAGCGCCTGGTGGACGAGGGCAAGCTCAACGACAAGCTCGCCCGTACCGTGCTCGAAGGCGTGGCGGCCGGCGAGGGCAGCCCGACCGAGATCATGGCCGCCCGTGGGCTCGGCGTCGTCTCCGACACCGGTGCGCTCACCGCCGCCGTCGACGAGGCGATCGCCGCCAACCCGGACATCGCCGCCAAGATCCGCGAGGGCAAGCTCGCCGCCGCCGGCGCCCTGGTAGGCGCCGTCATGAAGACCACCCGAGGCCAGGCCGACGCCAAAACCGTACGCGACCTGATCCTGACCCGCCTGAGCTAA
- a CDS encoding ADP-ribosylglycohydrolase family protein yields the protein MAWTESGRPALSASGSLFGLAYGDALGKPTEFMTVPQIVATYGPGGPRTLTGVPALVTDDTQMALAVGWALYEAPAATPEVLEPLLRARFLDWAVSPDNNRAPGMTCLRACGELAKGGRWQAATVAGSKGCGANMRVTPVGLVPAYDLDTLAGIAQLQAGLTHGHPTALAASELTAYAVRVLRDGAALADLPALLRQRALGQRTVYRIDWLGDLWRRSGVGEPADFIARGWDECLAALDRLDAALSGPDDGGDPCLATGDGWIAEQALATALLCALRHPDDPVSALARAATTAGDSDSIAALTGALLGTTGGLNIFPATWRDQIEYADQLTTLGTTWN from the coding sequence ATGGCGTGGACGGAATCGGGTCGGCCGGCGTTGAGTGCGTCAGGATCGCTGTTCGGGCTGGCGTACGGGGATGCACTGGGCAAACCGACCGAATTCATGACCGTGCCGCAGATCGTGGCGACCTACGGGCCCGGCGGCCCGCGTACGTTGACCGGGGTTCCGGCGCTGGTCACCGACGACACCCAGATGGCGCTGGCGGTCGGCTGGGCGCTGTACGAGGCACCGGCGGCAACACCGGAGGTGCTCGAACCGCTGCTGCGGGCCCGGTTCCTGGACTGGGCGGTCAGCCCGGACAACAACCGGGCACCGGGCATGACCTGCCTGCGGGCCTGCGGTGAACTGGCCAAGGGCGGGCGCTGGCAGGCGGCGACCGTGGCCGGTTCGAAAGGCTGCGGCGCCAACATGCGGGTCACCCCGGTCGGGCTGGTGCCGGCGTACGACCTGGACACGCTCGCCGGGATTGCCCAGCTCCAGGCGGGGCTCACGCACGGCCACCCGACCGCGCTCGCGGCGAGCGAGCTGACCGCGTACGCGGTGCGGGTGTTGCGCGACGGCGCGGCGCTGGCCGACCTGCCGGCGTTGCTCCGGCAGCGGGCCCTCGGCCAGCGGACCGTCTACCGGATCGACTGGCTGGGCGACCTGTGGCGGCGCTCCGGCGTCGGTGAACCGGCGGACTTCATCGCCCGTGGCTGGGACGAGTGCCTGGCCGCGCTCGACCGGCTCGACGCGGCGCTGTCCGGGCCGGACGACGGTGGCGACCCGTGTCTGGCCACCGGCGACGGCTGGATCGCCGAGCAGGCACTGGCCACCGCGCTGCTCTGCGCCCTGCGGCACCCCGACGACCCGGTGTCCGCTCTGGCCAGAGCCGCGACCACCGCCGGCGACTCCGACTCGATAGCCGCCCTCACCGGCGCCCTCCTGGGCACCACCGGCGGCCTGAACATCTTCCCCGCGACCTGGCGAGACCAGATCGAGTACGCCGACCAACTAACCACCCTCGGCACCACCTGGAACTGA
- a CDS encoding Pycsar system effector family protein yields the protein METDEPRDPSWSSVENRLIAEIDDIRATIKHADTKASALLSWVGAVLVLVVAILASGGQGANVGVTVALAGGWVGAGLMTIAVVELMYVVRTQLTGTGWSRYAVVRTADELVEIIRRDVQVDEAQRARLLAARLMTVSGIAKRKARRIRLATHFLVGGFVTLVFVACLFAVAR from the coding sequence TTGGAAACCGATGAGCCCCGCGACCCTTCATGGTCATCCGTAGAGAATCGGCTGATTGCCGAGATCGACGATATTCGAGCCACCATCAAGCACGCGGATACCAAAGCCTCAGCGCTGCTGAGCTGGGTAGGCGCGGTGTTGGTGCTGGTGGTGGCCATCCTGGCGTCCGGCGGGCAGGGAGCCAACGTCGGAGTGACCGTGGCGCTCGCCGGCGGTTGGGTCGGCGCCGGACTGATGACCATTGCCGTGGTCGAGTTGATGTACGTGGTGCGCACCCAACTGACCGGCACCGGATGGTCCCGGTACGCGGTGGTACGCACCGCCGACGAGTTGGTGGAGATCATCCGACGTGACGTCCAGGTGGACGAGGCGCAGAGAGCGCGGCTGCTCGCCGCCCGTCTGATGACGGTCTCCGGGATCGCCAAGCGGAAAGCGCGCCGGATCCGGCTCGCCACCCATTTCCTGGTGGGCGGCTTCGTCACACTGGTCTTCGTTGCGTGTCTGTTTGCCGTCGCGCGCTAG
- the gatA gene encoding Asp-tRNA(Asn)/Glu-tRNA(Gln) amidotransferase subunit GatA has translation MSDVTRMTATEVAALVAGGEASAVEVTRAHLDRIAEVDDRVHAFLHVDTEGALAAARDVDARRAAGEPLGPLAGVPVAVKDVLTTRGVPTTAGSKILENWRPPYDSTIVTRLRAAGTVPIGKTNMDEFAMGSSTEYSAYGPTNNPWDLGRIPGGSGGGSAAALAAYEAPLAIGSDTGGSIRQPGAVTGTVGAKPTYGGTSRYGLIAFSSSLDTPGPCARTVEDAALLHAVIGGHDPRDSTSIPAPVPDVVAAARLGATGDLTGVRLGIVTQFSGEGAEPGVLAAFRESVDTLTKLGAEVVEVSCPHFEYALPAYYLIAPSECSSNLARFDGVRFGLRVGDDGVKSLEEVMSLTRDQGFGPEVKRRIILGTYALSSGYYDAYYGQAQKVRTLITRDFTAAFEQVDVLISPTTPFVAFPFGSRTGDPYQMYLADLYTIPTNLYGGPAISVPCGLSEGLPVGLQIMAPTMADDRMYRVAAALESAVGTFTPPAL, from the coding sequence ATGAGTGACGTGACCAGGATGACCGCGACGGAGGTCGCGGCCCTTGTCGCCGGTGGCGAGGCGTCCGCGGTCGAGGTGACCCGAGCGCACCTCGACCGGATCGCCGAGGTCGACGACCGGGTGCACGCCTTCCTGCATGTCGACACCGAGGGGGCGCTCGCCGCCGCCCGCGACGTCGACGCCCGCCGCGCCGCCGGAGAACCGCTCGGCCCGCTCGCCGGTGTGCCGGTCGCCGTCAAGGACGTGCTGACCACCAGGGGGGTGCCGACCACCGCCGGCTCCAAGATCCTCGAAAACTGGCGCCCACCGTACGACTCGACCATCGTCACCCGGCTGCGCGCCGCCGGTACGGTGCCGATCGGCAAGACCAACATGGACGAGTTCGCGATGGGCTCCTCCACCGAATACTCCGCCTACGGGCCCACCAACAACCCGTGGGACCTGGGCCGGATCCCCGGCGGCTCCGGTGGCGGAAGCGCCGCCGCGCTCGCCGCGTACGAGGCGCCGCTGGCGATCGGCTCCGACACCGGCGGCTCGATCCGCCAGCCCGGCGCCGTCACCGGCACCGTCGGCGCCAAGCCCACCTACGGCGGCACCTCCCGCTACGGGCTGATCGCCTTCTCGTCGTCGCTGGACACCCCCGGCCCGTGCGCCCGTACGGTCGAAGACGCCGCCCTGCTGCACGCGGTCATCGGCGGCCACGACCCGCGCGACTCCACCAGCATCCCGGCGCCGGTCCCGGACGTGGTCGCCGCCGCCCGGCTCGGCGCCACCGGCGACCTGACCGGCGTACGGCTCGGCATCGTCACCCAGTTCTCCGGCGAGGGTGCCGAACCGGGTGTGCTGGCCGCGTTCCGCGAGTCGGTCGACACGCTCACCAAGCTCGGTGCCGAGGTCGTCGAGGTCTCCTGCCCGCACTTCGAGTACGCGCTGCCGGCGTACTACCTGATCGCGCCGAGCGAGTGCTCGTCCAACCTGGCCCGGTTCGACGGGGTCCGGTTCGGCCTGCGGGTCGGCGACGACGGGGTCAAGTCGCTCGAAGAGGTCATGTCCCTCACCCGTGACCAGGGCTTCGGCCCCGAGGTCAAGCGGCGGATCATCCTCGGCACGTACGCGCTGTCGTCCGGCTACTACGACGCCTACTACGGGCAGGCGCAGAAGGTCCGTACCCTGATCACCCGCGACTTCACCGCCGCGTTCGAGCAGGTCGACGTGCTGATCTCGCCGACCACCCCGTTCGTGGCGTTCCCGTTCGGGTCGCGCACCGGGGACCCGTACCAGATGTACCTGGCCGACCTCTACACGATCCCGACCAACCTGTACGGCGGCCCGGCGATCTCGGTGCCCTGCGGCCTGTCCGAGGGGCTGCCGGTCGGCCTCCAGATCATGGCCCCGACCATGGCCGACGACCGGATGTACCGGGTCGCCGCCGCCCTGGAGTCGGCGGTCGGCACCTTCACCCCGCCGGCACTCTGA